From Cellulophaga lytica DSM 7489, a single genomic window includes:
- a CDS encoding PorP/SprF family type IX secretion system membrane protein, whose amino-acid sequence MFKFKYIYFLLLVMVLTNVSAQEVNPYLSYDVPSQNLLKYNRFLINPTFSTVREDKSYINLLHRNQSVEFTDNNQNYFLSYSGRINDRTGLGLSIYQQTAGTLTNYGVLANYAYGVKLNDKSNFTFGANMSYYASGLDKSRVNAADPDDPFLNGQRDNLLQFQPGVNLSYGKFDIGLYAENLFDYNLKTSESITEFADKTFSGHLQYTHQFDKTSGILEQGRLMPLARVRKGGQEDVVLGGSLILDLPKLGWAQVGYDDHYGAAAGLGFNLNKRLSLGYTMEKGISGDLDNFGVTHEISVAYSFTPNLTEDRVMLEDDSDNELAFNEEDTNLDEELESEKFEELKKRLAENDQVLAELMYRQDSLEINRQRDLEKRFERVLRMVRSETQGKRPDLEERAKKMYFINNDENAVAENTTNKPNGIEKDVTTVVTPKTSTSNYQNATNNTVENATVATDATKTNNAVANNSTTKKVTKNASTIKRRKFKHLNGVQDGYYVIANVYKGQGYLNKFIKDLEDNGLSADYIRDPKTDLKYVYLERYDTWKEAEAAHNSQLNGAYDYDMWIMNVDNGTNTDSRYNNTGYAATTTKDKTKTRDKYSNDNPKFRNPVQKDNVAGTYPTPKIVKFNGVDSGYYIIANVFASAKNANNFVKLLNKQGLNASYFINPENNYRYVYLKKHGTWNNALLSYYSNINSSYQDRMWIMRVTQNNIA is encoded by the coding sequence TTAATCCATACCTATCATACGATGTTCCATCGCAGAACCTTTTAAAATATAATAGGTTCTTAATAAACCCTACGTTTTCTACGGTAAGGGAAGACAAGTCGTACATAAACTTATTACACAGAAACCAATCGGTAGAATTTACAGATAACAATCAAAACTACTTTTTAAGCTATAGTGGACGTATTAATGACCGTACAGGTTTAGGTTTAAGTATATACCAACAAACAGCTGGTACACTAACAAATTACGGTGTACTTGCTAACTATGCTTACGGTGTAAAACTAAACGACAAAAGTAACTTTACTTTTGGAGCCAATATGTCTTACTATGCCAGTGGTTTAGATAAAAGTAGAGTAAACGCTGCAGATCCAGACGATCCGTTTTTAAATGGCCAAAGAGACAATTTATTACAGTTTCAGCCTGGTGTTAACTTGTCTTATGGTAAGTTTGATATTGGTTTATATGCAGAAAACTTATTTGATTATAACCTAAAAACAAGCGAATCTATTACAGAATTTGCAGATAAAACTTTCTCTGGTCACTTACAATATACACATCAGTTTGATAAAACATCTGGTATTTTAGAACAAGGTAGATTAATGCCTTTGGCTAGAGTACGTAAAGGTGGGCAAGAAGATGTTGTGCTTGGTGGTAGCCTTATATTAGATTTACCTAAACTTGGATGGGCCCAAGTTGGTTATGATGACCACTATGGTGCCGCTGCAGGTTTAGGTTTTAATCTAAACAAACGATTATCATTAGGGTATACTATGGAAAAAGGTATATCTGGTGATTTAGATAATTTTGGTGTAACTCATGAAATCTCTGTTGCATACTCATTTACTCCAAACTTAACAGAAGACAGAGTAATGTTAGAAGATGATAGTGATAATGAACTTGCATTTAATGAAGAAGATACAAACTTAGACGAAGAATTAGAATCTGAAAAATTTGAAGAACTTAAAAAACGATTGGCTGAAAATGACCAAGTTTTGGCAGAGTTAATGTACAGACAAGATTCTTTAGAAATAAACAGACAAAGAGATTTAGAAAAAAGGTTTGAAAGAGTGTTACGTATGGTACGTAGTGAAACTCAAGGTAAAAGACCAGATTTAGAAGAGAGAGCTAAAAAAATGTATTTCATTAATAATGATGAAAATGCAGTTGCAGAAAACACTACTAATAAACCAAACGGTATAGAAAAAGATGTAACAACTGTTGTTACTCCAAAGACCTCAACTTCTAACTACCAAAATGCTACTAACAACACTGTTGAAAATGCAACTGTAGCAACAGATGCAACTAAAACAAATAATGCAGTAGCAAATAATAGTACAACAAAAAAAGTAACTAAAAACGCTTCTACAATAAAAAGAAGAAAATTTAAACACTTAAACGGTGTACAAGATGGCTACTATGTAATTGCTAATGTATACAAAGGGCAAGGGTATTTAAATAAATTTATTAAAGACCTTGAAGATAATGGCTTATCTGCTGATTATATAAGAGATCCAAAAACAGATTTAAAGTATGTGTATTTAGAAAGATATGATACTTGGAAAGAAGCAGAAGCAGCACATAACTCACAACTTAATGGCGCATACGATTATGATATGTGGATTATGAATGTAGACAATGGTACAAATACAGATAGCAGGTATAACAATACTGGCTATGCAGCTACTACTACAAAAGACAAAACAAAAACAAGAGATAAGTATAGTAATGACAATCCTAAATTTAGAAACCCTGTACAGAAAGACAATGTTGCAGGTACTTATCCAACACCCAAAATTGTAAAATTTAATGGTGTAGACTCTGGTTATTATATAATTGCAAATGTTTTTGCAAGTGCTAAAAATGCAAACAACTTTGTTAAGCTACTAAACAAGCAAGGCTTAAACGCTAGCTATTTTATAAACCCAGAAAATAATTATAGATATGTGTATTTAAAAAAGCATGGTACATGGAACAATGCTTTACTGTCATACTATTCTAATATTAACAGCTCTTACCAAGACCGTATGTGGATAATGAGAGTTACTCAAAACAACATAGCGTAA